CAATATTTGGGTATCTTCTTTACTTAACCCATTCGGTTTTCCAGCCAAATTAAGAAAACCCTTTGAAGAAGGCGCTTTCGTCCCTGTCATTTCAGAACCCATCCTTGAAGAACTTGCAGATGTTCTCAGCCGTCCAAGAATAAAAGATAAATACGGGATTGCTGCAAACGATATCAAAGAACTTTTAGTACTGATAGAAGAACGGGCAGAAATTGTTTTTCTTGAGGGTACTATTACTATCTGCCGGGATAAGGATGATGACCTTGTCGTTGAAACAGCAATTAAGGGGCAAGCATCCTTTCTTATTACAAGAGATG
The sequence above is drawn from the Candidatus Brocadiaceae bacterium genome and encodes:
- a CDS encoding putative toxin-antitoxin system toxin component, PIN family is translated as MDVKAVIDTNIWVSSLLNPFGFPAKLRKPFEEGAFVPVISEPILEELADVLSRPRIKDKYGIAANDIKELLVLIEERAEIVFLEGTITICRDKDDDLVVETAIKGQASFLITRDDDIKFDKKVSSFLLQYGVSVISIAKFLAIMHRS